The window ttttctaTGTAACTTTTAGGAATTGGCAGAACTAGCGCAGAAGGATAACAAGAAATTGGAAGAACTTAAGAACGCACAAACAGAGCTCGAAAGACTTCTGCAGGAAGAGACACAGGCTAAGAGAGATGAAGAAATCGTTAGAGCGTTACAGGCAAGGTAAGTGTAAAAAcagaatagaaaaataatactataatataacaaaaatatctgaCTGACGGTTTTTGGtcgtaaaatttcaaaacaagtttggacaaaaaaaaattaatttggatTCCATTTAAACTGTTTGGATAGTTTACCTTTGGATTAACggaaattttaagatattggtTTTAGCAGAATCGAGAAtacaacttataaaatttttataatatgaattcttATGACATCAAATTCCCTAACTGTATAAACTTccgtaattaataaaatacgtatacACTTCCGTAATTCTATTAAttccgtatatttttattgttacagaGTTTTAGCAGAGGAATGGGAGAGAAGAGAAGAGCTGGAAAGATTACAAGAAGAACAAAATAAGATGCTAGAAGAAGAGAGACTGAAACGAAAGAAATTCGAAATGTTACAGGCGGAGAAGGAAGCGCAGTATAGAGGTTATATATGTTTCTGACATCTAATTAATGCCTCttatacatactattattaaatatattacgctATTTTTCTTATTGTGATCGCAGTCGCTgtaaaacatagttttattttagtactGAAATCGCAATTACATTTCAGAAGCTGAAAAACGTCTCCGCGAGCTGGAACAAGAGAAGCAACAGCTGGACATGGAACTGAGAGCGGCTCAAGAGAAGATCTCACAGACGGAGCATCACGCGCAGGCGCTGCATGTACAACTAAGGGTATAGACGCAGGAGACAAATACgctcattattaaaaacttttttatacatgGCTATTTGTGAATTTCTTATTTGTGTGAATGCAATTCAACCTCGTGAGAatctgtaaattttaataagtaagaCTAGAAAAAGTTAGCTCTTGATCGGcgcttaaataataaatctaattcCTTAAACTTTACTGCTTCAATTTTGTTATGTACAAATAATGGTGGTTACACGCAACAATGGCCCTTATGtcgtaaaatataagtataataatagtgtATTAACTTATATACTTAGGATAGTGTATTTATATTCCAGGATCTAAACCCGGCGTTACGAAACGGCGAACGAGCTAGGCGAGCGATATCGTTTGTACCAACAACCAAAAGTTCATCGGACACTCTCCTAGACCTGAGAGCGTTGAGACATATAAAGGCTCAGAACGATGAAAATAATCTGTGaaaatcgatatttttaataaacagaaaacaaGTTAGCGGACGCGACGgtttatacttaattataaatcgaTATTTTGATTCGACGATTAATCGATTAAGTGttttcatatgaaaataatataattttaaaagcgaCGATGttatttatctgtatattgttaatatcGATATAttgcaacatttttttttcatgtcgTTCTATGGTCTAgctgtatgttattattaacctGCTTGGTTGGGactaccaaataaaaaaactatttattcataaagctAAGGCGTGTTGTTCTTAACGGATATCGTCATtaatgtattacaaatatattctaagtgcctaatgtatgtattatctttccatttctataaataataagaaataagtttttttctttgtgaGTTATTTTCACTATGCTTCATGTACCATAGATTAAAACTCATGCCTATTATTCCTTCCACAGATTTCAAACACCATTCGtagaaactattttattttttttactattccCTTTTAATACAGCCCCAGATTTtctttagtatttatataaagaacgagaaataaaacaatttttacctTCAatccaatatattaaaaattattaaactattaggaaacataactataataacagaaaaaagttaaacataatataaaaactatttcccCTTTTTCTCTGCAGCTTGCTTTTTCTTCAGCAACTTCCGGAGCTAAAGATTGGATGGATGGAAGAAGGAAGGAAGTTAGTAGGGATTGGCGATGCAggagaaaaataatttggagCTATTTTCAATGCTACCTAAAAGAATCtctaaactttttaaatattagccTACAAAGGCACAAATAACAGGACAGTTAGGATCGGATTAGGCTTTCTTCTTACCCTTTTTACCTTTTCCTTTCTGCTGCATGAAGAATTCAACTTGTTATTCAACTTGTTACAACAAATTATCatattgaaatatgaaaaacggAATAATACGTGcactaaattaaatgattcttATATTTTGAGATCATTGgagatatttttacaatagttAACCCAGACTCACCTTCTTTTTCTCAGCTCTGTTCGCAAGAACCTCTCTCCAGGCGTTCTGTATGACCCTCGCAGCGTGTTCTATAAGGAATTTGTTCATCTTCTCAGTCATCTCCTGGTGATACTCTGCTTCTCTTTCTTCCATTAGTGGGATATATTCCTTATCCTGTTCCGCTATCTTGGCCTATAAAGATACAAAGTTcttgaacaatattttagtgctaaacattttaattcattttaacttttaacagTATTACAATAAgagaagtaaataaatgttaatgtatGGTATATCTTGAAGGGATGCTGCATTATCGAGATAACAGTAATTCGGACTCTGTCCTTCTATAAGAgcaataattatcttttttctGCTAGTCATGGTATCAGGATTCTTTTCTGGATTTTAGATGTTTGATATATAGTTAGATGATAGATGCCATAGAAACAAGAAGATCTCAAACCTCCAGGTCCTCGCATTTAGCTAGTTCATCTTCATACTTCTCTGTGAACTCATCGAGCTCTACCTGCTTGTCTCCCATCTCCAGGTCATACTTCTGTAGCCACGACAACAGCTGGGTTTCTACTTTAAATCTgaataaacacaaaatataatttaaagccaTTTACATTAACTCGTGTGTATAGATTAAGGACATTACCTTCTCGCTCTTTGGTTTTTCTCTTCAATAAGATgtgcttttaatatattctcataTAATTCACGGGTCTCTATTTCTTCCTCTTTCAAAACTTCACTTTTTACTAAATGAGAACGAGTTGCTAACACCATTTGTCGATCGGAGTCCAAACTAGAAGGAAAAAGGTTGGGCAAAGTTCGAAAGCACTTCAATTTTTACTACACCATAGTTAAATTgcagtatttttaaagtaaaattgcagattttaaatttttttttattgcaattttttcTTCTCATATACAAaggcattattaaaaatattatctcacatttttttctttagctTGATATCAGCCTCATGGTTAAGAAAAGCCAATTCTTTTTCCAATTTCTCAATCATATCCGTCTTCAATTTCATAGTtgtttcaaatgttttattttcttctgcTAATGTGACCGAATattctacaaataaataaaattgttttgatatcCAGTAACTTGATacttatgtattgttttttagaTTAGGAGAAATATCTAACCTTTAATCTTTTGTAGTAATTTTTCATTAGAATTTTCTAGCTTTCTAGTGTTGAGTTTAGCTGCTAGTTCTTCGGCCGCTGTAGTATCCATCTGTCTTATCATCAGCTCTCGGAATTGTTCTAAGGTCAACAAATACTCCACTCCTGATGTGTCCTAATAAATACATGCTGTGGTTCATTATTGTTCTCATCCTTGTATACTTATTGTTAGAAAATCACAAACCTCTTTTAAGTCTGAATATCCCCCCTTAATctgtaaaaaaacatattttaagtttttaccaACAAGAaaacatatcaataataagatattaattttcctACCTCTTGAATGATTTCTTCAACCACAGGCCGTAGTTTCGGATAACTATTCATGATGTACATCAGGTGCCCGAGCTCTGGGTTTAAGCGATTTTTCAAAGAAACGTCTCCCTAAGTTATGAAACGactgtatacaaaaattttcgaaaattttaaatataatgataacttACAGCTTTAATGTCTTCCATGGCCgccatatttaataaactggTGGAGAAAAGTGGATTGTCGTACTgttcaaaaataaacacaagatCCTCCATATGTTGAGGAGACAGTATTGAGCTTAGCGTCCTATACTCTTGAACCAGATTAGGAAGACAGATAGccagttttgttttatatatcgcTTCATCTAGAATCTTAGTAATTCTCTCAGCCTGGATGTGGCACTCCAAGTCGATTGGTGAAGCAGCTGTGAAACGATACTAGGTCTGATTATGTTACTTAATGCTAATAAATCTTTTCCaagaatatctatataaatttaaatatttttttaaaggtgataatatatttgagataCGCGAGAGAGTTCTACCATTGTCTTTAGTAAAGTCCTTCTCATCTCTTGCTGCCGAACCTTCCGATTTACTGCTCGCGGTCTTGGAACTGTCGGAAAATGTTGATGGAGACTGCAACGTCCCAGAAGATTGAGCGTCCATGCTTCATAAAACAGctgatgtttataaaaattacacaaaactGACTGATGCAACCGTTGCCATGGAAACCATtgactaaataattatttttggattATCCCTATTACAAAAGCCAATTATTCgttattctattttttcttaaatagtatttcatattatttatggttGTATAACTTTTCGTGGACTGAGTTATAatgtaaagatatattttattttaaccaaaCACAAGTGACGAGTCGCAATTAAGGATAATAATTCTTTACCTTTGTCTCAATTAACAATAATCGAATATAAGGGCGTTTACTACTAATAAATACTTCTAAATTTCGTATTAGTTTCATagcttagaattattttactttttaattgagtaatttaagtaattaactgtttcaaatacaaatagtAATCGTTATATGACCtcttatttaatcaaaaacctATATCCCTTTAAatgttcttataaaatgtttcgcTGAACAGTTTTCATGGTACCGTTTTCTTGTCTTAACTCATTTCTCTATatggatatttaaattgtttgtctccccaaattaaattgatatatatttcttcgCCAATCActcattatattaagaaaatatattttagcatattttacttaaaattttctctttattaaAGACTGACACAtgcttacaaaaaaattactattaaattataagtaaaatataactagtTTATCACTTCCATCCGACTGCAGTGaacctaaaaaaattaagatgttTCTGATCTAATACAATACAACGTTATTTAGAACattgtattcataaattatccatacttatattataaatgcgaaagtaactctgtctgtctgtctgtctgttactcaatcacgcctaaactactgaaacaatttgcacgaaatttggtatggagatatttagatacccgagaaaggacataggctactttttacccCGGGAAAATGACGCATTTTCATGGGAAAATTTTCTctttcacgcctaaactactgaacagatttaaatgtaatttggtaaggagatagtttgagacttaagaaaggacatgagttacttttgACCGCGGGAAAACAAcacattcccatgggaaaaattacttttctggccaaggaaggaaaaacaaaaaacatcgtattgaaatgtattgcagtaacctatcttcttcttaaaatgtgtTGACCTTTTTTTCAGCGCAGTGCGTAAGCTAGTGTAACGGGGACGGCCTTTACACTAGCTTACGACGACGGCCCCCTTCCTTCTCCAAGAGCTGCCTGCCAGAACGTAAGGCCTGCAGCTCTCCGTTTGCCTGGATCATCGGGCATCGGATTACCCCTCCGATACCCGCAGGCTCCTCTCACTGCGGAGGCATTCGGCGGGCATAAGCCCGCTGCCTACGACCCAGCCTACGTCGGCGCATCGGCGCCGAGGAGGGATCATCTTCCCTCCCCCTTTCGGCAGTCTCCTTCCGCGAGATGATAACCTCACAGAAAGAGACCACCGCCGCCCAGGCCCTCTCACTACCGACCATAGCCTGAACTACGGCCGGCAGCGAAAGGTCCGCGCCAACTTCGGTGATTAGTTGGCGACGCTCCGCTTCCCACGAAGGGCACTCCGCTAATGTGTGGTCGGGCGTATCATCCAAGCAACTGCAATGGTGACACGCCGCCGTCGGCTCTCTTCCGGCTATGTGGCACAGATACCGCCCGAAGCTACCGTGCCCCGAGAGGATCTGCACCAACCGGAAGGTCAAGGAACCGTGTCGGCGATCCACCCACTCCTTAAGGAACAGTCGAACCGCCTCCACGGTGCGCAACCCAGCCACTAGCTCGGAGAGCCGCCGCCTCCATCGACGGAGTAACTCCTCGCGTGCGGAGCGTCGCCAACCACGCACCGGATCCCAGGGCGGATTCACACCCTGGGATCGAGCTCGTGCGCGCCACTGGTACACCTCCGCTAGAACCTGGGCGACCAAGTCCCAGGAAGGCGTCCCAGCGAGCATGCAAGCCGCCTCGTGGGAGACAGTGCGGTATCTACGCACGAATCTCAAAGCCATGACGCGCTGCGCTCTGTGCCTCGACGCCACGTTCAGCCTCGAGAGGGCACCGGCCCACACTGGTTCTCCGTACAGCGCTATCGAACGCAACACGCCGGTGTACAGGAGCCGACATGTCGCGCTCGGACCACCGAGATTAGGCAGAAGCCTTCCGAGAGCGTCCGCCGCCCCGAGTAATTTTGGAACGAGACCGCGAAAGTGCTCCCGGAAGTTCCACCTACCGTCCAGAGtcagccccagatatttcatccgGGGACTGAGCTCGACGCGGACGCTGCAGATGTTGATGCTGGCGCCCAGCGGTGGTCATGCTCGAGGGCCGTGGAACAGGAGGGCCTCGGTTTTGTCGAGACCCACCCTCAGCCCGAGCCTCCCGATGCGCCGTACTATCGAGGCGGCAAAATATGTTAACCTAACCTATGACAATCACACTTAGTATGGCCTCATCCCATCTCggcacaattcaaacatacgtacaaaaaagtacagctcaggttttttcatactactatacaaaaaaactatccaatgcggacgaagtcacgtgtaaaagctatatattactaataccGAAAtttacgcggacgaagtcgcgggcaaaaactagttaaaTATACATCGTACTAGATATAAATCTATCACAATATCGTTGTCATACAAGTGGCTATGAAAGTTATAATCAAATAGTTGCCACGATAATTTGCTAGTTTGATCAATATTCTTATGAGTAGGTGACATTTCGAATACAGGGGGTGATCGAAACAGTCTAttctaagtatttaaaaattatacagaattgaaatttattaataacccGGTGAGTACGTAACGGACCTCAATATaccattatttgaaattttctattaaaacatcatattatgtaataaatgttttatctagaataaaaaaaataacaatgccTAAAAAGAGCAAAGTCAACAAATTGGCGCGCATGTCTGACGAAGAGCGTGCGCGATACTTGCAACATAGAGCCGATGTGGAAGAAGAGGCTCGGAGAAGGAAAAGAGAACTTGTGGCCAGATTCATTAAGGttcaaaatgatttataatattgtatttttttatattaagatgtaTTCAGTCCACGGGTATAGATATCGGTATCTTCATTCCAGAACAAATTAGACAAAGAAGAAGCGTTCGCTAAATTAAATACGGCGAAGATCAATCAAGAATGGAGATTTATATTACGCAAGGTGAAATGCAAACAGATGTCGTCGGACATTcaggtatatatttatacatttattattatagcttTAATCTAGTAAATGTTATATGAGGCAATAAGCATTTtgcatagtttaattttttttgtttcataaaacctAACACATATCGCTCATGGAACTCGACAAAAGCTATAACGACAAAcgaatcttattattttagggTATGATGAGCAGTTTCAATTTTTTAGTGGAGAGAAAAAACCGGTTGCTGAAGGCTTTAATGCAAGCAATAGAAGACTCCGATGAACAGCACCGCAGAGCCTTTCAAGCTCACACTGAGACCCTAAGCTACTTTCTGAGTAatattcaattgttttttaaattatatatcatcatATTCATCAATAAAACCGTTAGTTATTAAGGAACtacgatatataaaaaagtcttcattt of the Danaus plexippus chromosome 13 unlocalized genomic scaffold, MEX_DaPlex mxdp_15, whole genome shotgun sequence genome contains:
- the LOC116770268 gene encoding dynein regulatory complex protein 10-like, translated to MDAQSSGTLQSPSTFSDSSKTASSKSEGSAARDEKDFTKDNAASPIDLECHIQAERITKILDEAIYKTKLAICLPNLVQEYRTLSSILSPQHMEDLVFIFEQYDNPLFSTSLLNMAAMEDIKAGDVSLKNRLNPELGHLMYIMNSYPKLRPVVEEIIQEIKGGYSDLKEDTSGVEYLLTLEQFRELMIRQMDTTAAEELAAKLNTRKLENSNEKLLQKIKEYSVTLAEENKTFETTMKLKTDMIEKLEKELAFLNHEADIKLKKKILDSDRQMVLATRSHLVKSEVLKEEEIETRELYENILKAHLIEEKNQRARRFKVETQLLSWLQKYDLEMGDKQVELDEFTEKYEDELAKCEDLEAKIAEQDKEYIPLMEEREAEYHQEMTEKMNKFLIEHAARVIQNAWREVLANRAEKKKLRKLLKKKQAAEKKGK